One window of Desulfovibrio sp. X2 genomic DNA carries:
- the gatC gene encoding Asp-tRNA(Asn)/Glu-tRNA(Gln) amidotransferase subunit GatC, translating into MKITAEDVARIAHLARLELTPEKAALFAPQLGQVLEYMDKLGQVPTEDVEPMYTPVEHVTVLRPDEVRREFTREEILANAPEDDGQFFIVPKIV; encoded by the coding sequence ATGAAGATCACCGCCGAGGACGTGGCCAGGATAGCCCACCTGGCCCGCCTGGAACTGACGCCGGAGAAGGCCGCGCTCTTCGCGCCGCAGCTCGGGCAGGTCCTTGAATACATGGACAAGCTGGGCCAGGTGCCCACCGAGGACGTCGAGCCCATGTACACGCCGGTGGAGCACGTCACCGTGCTCAGGCCCGACGAGGTGCGCCGCGAGTTCACCCGCGAGGAAATCCTGGCCAACGCGCCGGAGGACGACGGACAGTTCTTCATCGTCCCGAAGATCGTCTGA